CTTCAAACTCATGTGGTTGCCGATGTCGGACGCGATCCAGGTCGCTACAGAGGGACGCTTCCTGCTTCAGGGCGGCCCACTGGCGCTGCTGTTGGCCCAGCAGGTGACCGCGGCCTGACCCGCCCAAGAACAAGATCATGTCGGGTAGAGGCCGGCCCGGGCCGCGATCTCGTCGTTGCCGAGTCGAAGTACCCCGGTGTGTGGCGGCACGGCGACTGGAACACGGTCATGGGTCATGGGTCGGTGATCGTGCACGGTCGTTCCGACTCCACGCTGAACCGCAATGGCGTCCGGCTGGGCAGCGCCGACATCCACCACGTCGTCGAGCGGCTGCCGGGGATCGCACGACGAGATCCTCGAAGTCCCCGTCAAGCGGCTGCTGCAAGGCGCGCCCGTGGCGCAGGTCGTCAGCCCGGCCGCCGTCGACCACCCCGCACTCATCGAATACTTCGCCCGCCTGGGAGCGGAACGGGCCGAGAACGGGCGTCACAGCGGGCTGACCTGACCGAACGGACGCAACCCGGGTCCTGTTTCGGACCCGGGTTGGTCATTTCCGGACGGATCAAGATCCCACTCTTTACAGAGAACGCCGGGATCGATCCACAATGTCTGTGAATCGGGGGGTCCGATTCACTGCTTGGTGCTGCTGAGAATTCCGCTCACGTTCAGGACCTCGTGGCACCCCTGAGCCTGACGACCGGTCGCGGGCGTACCAGGCTTGGCACACGTCACGCTGATCGTCACGGTGTCGTTCTCGGCGATCTTGATAGGGGTCACCCAGTGGTAGTCCTGGTTACGGAAGGTCTCCAGCGCGATCGTGGTGATCTTGCGGTCGCCGAAGTTGAAGGTCAAAACCCCTTCGTCGCCCTGGAAGTTGGCGACGACGGCGTCCGTGACCCCGAAGACACTGTCCTTGGGCACCTTGTAGGACTTGGACGCGGTCTCCCCGGCGGCCAACTGCACGTCGATGGTCTCCGAGTGCTGGCCGCTGGTGCCGGTGACGCCGCCCTCGCCCGTGGCGCCCCCGCCCCCACCGCCCGATCCGGCCGGTGCACCCGGCTCCTGGCCGCCCGGCTGGGGATTCGAACCGCCGCCGGTCTCGGCACCCGGATTCTGCTCGCCCCCGGGCGTGGGACGCGGCTGGACCGCCTCCTCGGCGGCTTCCTTGGCGGCGCTCTTCACCGCCGGACGCACCAGTGCGAACCAGGCGATCAGCAGCGCGAGCAGCGCCGCCAGCAGAATCAGCAGCCATCGGGGGAAGATCGGGATCTGGACGAACTCCGCGTCCAGCGGCGGCCGGGCGGCGGGCTCGTCCCACCGGGGCTGCTCCTCGTCCCGGTCACCGGTCTCGGCGGTGTCCACCGTGAACGGCCACACCACCGGGGCGCCGAACCACACCGGCTTGGCCGTACGGACCCGCAGGCCGACCTCGGCCGACTCGCCGGGCTCCAGCTTGGGCTGCGCCGGGGTGAAGGCGAACCCCAGCTCCTCGCCCGCCTGGCCGGGCGTGAAGCCCACCTGCACCGGGGTGTTGCCCTGGTTGCGCACCGCCAGCTTATAGCGGCCGCGCAGCCAGCCGCGGCGTCGGCGCGGGGCCAGCTCGGTCTGCAGTTCGTGGAACGCCTCGATGTGCACGGTGGTCTCGAGGACCCGTACCGACTCGGGATGTTCGGTCGGCAGGACCCGCACGCCGAGGGGCTTCTCGCCGGCCCGGATGTCCGGGGAGCGCGGCGGGGCCAGACGAAGCGTCACCGTTTCGGAAGTGCCGGGATAG
This genomic window from Streptomyces sp. DG2A-72 contains:
- a CDS encoding hydrolytic protein; translation: MTPSAASSGPGAPGLDIPAVTVTPGEIATTTVTVRNDSDIVEAYNLEVVGGCAPWTTVEPARVSLYPGTSETVTLRLAPPRSPDIRAGEKPLGVRVLPTEHPESVRVLETTVHIEAFHELQTELAPRRRRGWLRGRYKLAVRNQGNTPVQVGFTPGQAGEELGFAFTPAQPKLEPGESAEVGLRVRTAKPVWFGAPVVWPFTVDTAETGDRDEEQPRWDEPAARPPLDAEFVQIPIFPRWLLILLAALLALLIAWFALVRPAVKSAAKEAAEEAVQPRPTPGGEQNPGAETGGGSNPQPGGQEPGAPAGSGGGGGGATGEGGVTGTSGQHSETIDVQLAAGETASKSYKVPKDSVFGVTDAVVANFQGDEGVLTFNFGDRKITTIALETFRNQDYHWVTPIKIAENDTVTISVTCAKPGTPATGRQAQGCHEVLNVSGILSSTKQ